One window of the Pedobacter ginsengisoli genome contains the following:
- a CDS encoding cbb3-type cytochrome c oxidase N-terminal domain-containing protein → MTDLFIWALLITAVLLLAVSILLLKVIKVYVNESLNPTEFKTPEEKRLKRLETEAIEAAKPKKTSIWSKIMGLRPIAEEKDMVMEHQFDGIAELDNPTPAWFMVLFYGTIIFAVVYLLSYHVFGVGILQEEEYSIELRQAEDAKIAFLQKPGSSANKINESNVVQSNDAGVLTAGAGLFKTACAPCHGEHAEGLVGPNLTDEFWLHGGNIKDIFKTIKYGVPDKGMIAWEKSLKPKQIADLANYILSLKGSKPAGAKGPQGVKQD, encoded by the coding sequence ATGACAGATCTATTTATTTGGGCTTTACTGATTACTGCAGTATTGCTCCTTGCAGTCTCAATTCTGCTTTTAAAGGTTATAAAAGTATACGTAAACGAAAGCCTAAATCCTACTGAATTTAAAACACCTGAAGAAAAGAGGCTAAAACGTCTTGAGACTGAGGCTATCGAAGCAGCAAAGCCAAAAAAAACATCAATTTGGTCAAAAATCATGGGTTTGAGGCCAATAGCTGAAGAAAAGGATATGGTTATGGAACATCAATTTGATGGAATTGCAGAATTGGATAATCCTACTCCCGCCTGGTTTATGGTGCTGTTTTATGGAACTATTATTTTTGCTGTTGTTTACCTGTTAAGTTACCACGTATTTGGGGTAGGTATCCTGCAGGAGGAAGAATATTCAATAGAATTAAGACAGGCTGAAGATGCTAAAATAGCATTTCTGCAAAAACCAGGTAGCTCTGCAAATAAAATAAATGAAAGTAATGTTGTGCAATCAAATGATGCAGGTGTGCTTACTGCTGGTGCAGGGCTTTTTAAAACTGCCTGCGCCCCTTGTCATGGCGAGCATGCAGAAGGTTTAGTCGGTCCAAACTTAACCGATGAGTTTTGGCTCCATGGTGGTAATATTAAGGATATTTTCAAAACGATTAAATATGGAGTTCCCGACAAAGGTATGATAGCGTGGGAGAAAAGTCTTAAGCCAAAACAGATTGCTGATCTGGCCAATTACATTTTATCTCTTAAAGGCAGTAAACCAGCAGGAGCAAAAGGGCCACAGGGTGTAAAACAAGATTAA